The genomic DNA TAATAAAGAGAGTTAATGATTACAAAAAGAATTAAAAAAGAACTGCTATTAGCTGTTATCTTTTTTTATATATTAGGTTCTATTTCTATAGTTTATGCAAATGGTAGCTTAGGTGTAGTTTTGGTTGACGATATATCAGGTCCTTATAAAGTTGAAGTTAAAAGCTATGCCCAAAAATTACCTCAAGGTCCGGCCCACTTCAGCATATATGTTTTTGATACCACAAAAAATGAAAACCTTGAAAATTTAAATGTAATTTACACAGCAATATCACCTAGTGGAAAAAGTTTGGAACCATTTATAGGATACATTGAAGACCCGATACCTAGCTTAGTAATACAAGAGATGAATATTTCTTATGATTCTGATATTTTATTAGATGAAGTTGGAATATGGAAATTAAAAATCGATATTGATGGTCCTTTAGGTAAAACAACAGTGAATACTCAAGTAGAAATTGTAAGTATGATCATTAATTGGGGTTTAATTGCAGGTATATTAACTATAATACTTTTGGTATTACCAATGTCTATAATTTGGATTCGTTCTATTAAAAAGAGAGGATAACATGAGATATTTTTACTTATCACTTATCCTAGTTATGGTAATGGGATGTGGTAGTGGAGAAGTGAAAGATATTACATATGACTTGGAAATTCACCATGGTGAATTAGAAGAAAAACAAAGTTTGGAAGCAAATAAAGGTGACACAATTACTTTTAATGTAAATAGTGATAGTTCATATGTTTTGCATTTACATGGATATGATCTTGAGGCTGAATTGCAAAAAGGTCAGAATAATAAAATATTAAATTTTGAAGCAAATGCTACAGGTAAGTTTGATATAGCGTTACATGAGGCTGGTGATGAGCATTCTCATCATAGCCATGACCATGGGGCTCATGGAGCAGAACATGAAAAGTGTGAAAATCAGTTTTCTACAACTGATAATGCATCTCCATCAATTAATCTCGAAGTTGATAAAGATTCTACTAATGGTACTTTAATAATCAAACCAAATATAAAGAATTTTACTTTGGTATCTGGCTCAAATGATAAAAATGAACATAGCGATCATAATACTGAAACTACTAAGAAGGGTCATTGGCATTTATATCTAAATAATGAATTAAAAGGGATGTATCATATGGATACATTGACCTTAAAAGATTTAGAACCTGGTGATTATAAAGTTCGCGTTGCTTTATCATCTACAAGTCACTGTGAATATAATATTAGTGATGAAGTAGCAATAGAAATAATGGGTGAGAAAAAAGGGCACGATGGACACGGGCATGGACATGGTGGTGAAAATATTATTGCATCACTTGAAGTGTATCCTTAGGAGATTGAGTGATTAACAGAAATATTCGTTTTGCATTATTTATACTTTCGGTATGGATAATAAGTCCAACCGCAGCTTTGGCCCATGGTTTTGGTGAAAGATATGACTTACCAATTCCTCTCTATCTTTATGTTATAGGTGGAGGTTTAACTGTAACAATTTCTATTTTTTTTATTTCTTTTATGCTAAAAAAGGTTGATAGTAGTTTTGAGTATACTAAATTTAATTTTAGTACTAATATTCCCGCAAATTTATCATTCTTTCTTATATCATTTGTGCGATTGCTATCTATATTAATTTTTATCATTTGTATTATTTCTGGATTTGTAGGAGATCAACAACCATCTAATAATATTATGCCAACATTTTTTTGGATTATATGGTGGGTAGGCATAGCTTACATTTCTGCCTTGATTTTTAATATTCATAATATAGTAAATCCTTGGAACAATATTTATTTAATTTTTGAAAATTTCATAATGTTGCTTACAAAATCTAAGGTTAATCCTTGGTTTGATTATCCTAAGTCGTGGGGTTGGTGGCCTGCAGCACTTTTTATGTGGATTTTAGCTTGGATTGAATTAGTTTATCCTTATTCCTACTTGCCTTCTTATTTGTCTCGTATTTTGATCGTATATTCAATAATTACAATAATAGGTATGTTAGCGTTTGGTAGGAAGATATGGTTAAAGTATGGTGAGATATTCAATGTAGTATTTGATTTATTTAATCGATTTAGCCCTATTGTTTTTTTAAAAGATCGTAAAACAATAGAATTTAGATTTTTTGGAATGGGATTAAAAGATAACCGTGAAGTAAGAATGTCTTTAGTAATGACTCATTTATCAATTCTTTCTGTTATTGCATTCGATGGTTTTTCATCAACACCGATATGGGGAAAATTATTAGTTAACGTATATCCATTGGTAGAAGGTTTTGGTGCCAATGCTTTTGTAGTAATAAAAAGTTTATTGCTTGCATTCTTTCCTTTGTTCTTTTTGTTAGTATATATGACTGTAATGTTTGTCATACATATTGCTATAGGTAGGACAATTAACATTATAGAATTAGCTAAAATATTTATATTATCTTTAGTTCCAATTTCAATTGGATATCATTTAGCTCATTATTCGGCATTTTTATTAATTCAAGGCCAAATGTTAATTTCTTTAATTTCGGATCCAGCAGGTTTAGGGTGGAATATTTTTAATACAGCCGATTATAAAATAAATATAGGAATTGTTGATGCCAGGTTTGCTTGGTATGCATCAATAATATTTATAGTAATAGGACATATTTCAGCTGCCTACTTATCTCACGTGGCAGCAACACAAAAATTTAAAGAATATAGAACAGTATTACTTAGTCAATATCCAATGATGGTCTTAATGATCTTATATACAATGCTTAGTTTGTGGATGATAGCGCAACCAATTGTTGAAACAGGGTAAAGATTTATTGAAAATATGCTCCACCGTTTGCAAGGTAACACTGACCAGTGATATATCCTGCAAGTTCACTTGAAAGATAAACGGCTAATGAGGCAATCTCTTCAGGCGTTCCTTGTCTGCCAGCAGGTATACCAAGAGTTTCATGTATTCTTGTACCTACGTCTCCTAAACCTGCATCTCTTTCTACATCTATCGAACCTGGACCAATGCAATTTGCAGTAATATTATTTTTCCCAACTTCTCTTGCTAGCCCTCTTGTATATCCAACTATACCGAGTTTTACCATCGCTTTTGCTGCTCCAGCACCTAAATATGGGGCAATACCCGAATAATTAATTATACGTCCCCAATTATTTTTGATCATATGTGGTAGTACAGCCCTAGTTGTTTTAAAAGGCCCCGTAAGATTGACTTCAATATTTCTATCCCATTCTTCATCAATCGTTTCTAATACTGCATGTTGAGAACGAAAGACAGCATTGTTAATCAAAACATCAACAGATCCGAATTTA from SAR202 cluster bacterium includes the following:
- a CDS encoding SDR family oxidoreductase, which gives rise to MNLFNSVEIKRNRKGKSKEKRLKTGLEGKTVMISGASRNIGKQTAILMAEEGANLVLCTQKSIEPLQETAHELEELGANVIAELCDVTNQDQVNKFVTKAADKFGSVDVLINNAVFRSQHAVLETIDEEWDRNIEVNLTGPFKTTRAVLPHMIKNNWGRIINYSGIAPYLGAGAAKAMVKLGIVGYTRGLAREVGKNNITANCIGPGSIDVERDAGLGDVGTRIHETLGIPAGRQGTPEEIASLAVYLSSELAGYITGQCYLANGGAYFQ